Within the Pseudomonadota bacterium genome, the region TGAAAGACGGAAAAATTGTAATGACTGGTGGAACAGGTTTTATAATGGGTTATGCTGCTGAGAGATTAGCCGAAGAGGGGAGGGAAATAGTTTTATTTGATAATAATGAACAGCACGCTTTGCCTGAATATACCAAAGAGCTTCTCGAGAAGAGAAAAAATGTAAAATATGTACAAGGCGATACCCGAAATAAATACGCTGTGGATGCTGTTATTGATCATGGTACAGAAGTTGTCTATCATTTCGCAGCTCTTATGGGAACTAGTTCACGTTTTAGAGAATGGCAAATCCCAACAGTGGAAGTAAATGTTATTGGTACAATAAATGTTTTGGAAGCCTCTCTAAAGGCCGGAGTAAAGTACTTCGTCTATCCCCCCAGGCCAGCTCTTGCCCTCTGGTTGACTCCATACATTATTAGTAAAACCACACAGACACTATTTACCCAGATGTACAACGTTGTTTTTGGACTTCCCACTATTGGTCACAATATTGCAAATTGCTACGGTCCAAGAGAGCGCCCTATACTCAACCCGAATCCATTAAGGCCTCACGAGGGGAGGAAATTTATGGCCTCGAATATCATTTCTGCGCTTAAAAATGAACCCGTCATCGTCGGTGGAGATGGAGAACAATCTTCAGACTTTATTTATGTTGACGACATTGTCAATGGGATCCTGATTCGAAAGGAATCTGCCATAGGCCAGGTCTGTGATCTCGGGACTGGTATAGACACACCTATTAAAAAAATTGCTGAGATGATAATAGAACTAACCAAAAGCAAATCGAAAATAGAATATGTGCCACTGAGGACAGGTGAAGTGAAGTTACATACTAAG harbors:
- a CDS encoding GDP-mannose 4,6-dehydratase — its product is MKDGKIVMTGGTGFIMGYAAERLAEEGREIVLFDNNEQHALPEYTKELLEKRKNVKYVQGDTRNKYAVDAVIDHGTEVVYHFAALMGTSSRFREWQIPTVEVNVIGTINVLEASLKAGVKYFVYPPRPALALWLTPYIISKTTQTLFTQMYNVVFGLPTIGHNIANCYGPRERPILNPNPLRPHEGRKFMASNIISALKNEPVIVGGDGEQSSDFIYVDDIVNGILIRKESAIGQVCDLGTGIDTPIKKIAEMIIELTKSKSKIEYVPLRTGEVKLHTKADLTNAKKYLGWEPKISLEEGIRKTIPYYAKLLGVKSPV